In the genome of uncultured Sphaerochaeta sp., the window TTATATATTACTATTAGGTTGTCTAAACCTGAGACGTATTTTCTGACCAAAACAACACGAGGAGCACAATGAACAATGATTGAATTCAAGAACGTAACCAAACGCTACGGGTCAAAAACCATACTGCATGACCTGAGCTTTACCATCAAAACCGGCGAATTCGTCGTGTTGATCGGTCCCAGCGGGTGTGGGAAAACCACGACCCTGAGAACCATCAACCGACTCATAGAGCCCAAACCAGGGACTGTCTTTATCGACGGTGAGGACGTAACCACACAGAACCCTGTCGAACTTCGCCGAAAGATCGGCTATGTCATCCAACAGATCGGCCTCTTTCCAAACATGACCGTGGAACAGAACATCTGCGTGGTGCCCAAGTTGCTCAAGTATTCCAAGGAAGAGTGTGACCGCATTGTTCGGGAACTGCTTGCCTTGGTTGACATGCCCTACGAGGAGAATGCTCACAAGTATCCCAGTGAGCTCTCCGGCGGCCAGCAGCAGAGGATCGGGGTACTGCGCGCCCTTGCAGCCTCCCCTCCCGTCATCCTGATGGATGAACCCTTCGGAGCACTTGACCCGGTTACCCGGGACAGCCTGCAGGAAGAAGTGAAGCGTATCCAGAAAAAGCTGAAGAAGACCATCGTTTTCGTCACCCACGATATGGACGAAGCCCTCAGGCTTGCCGACACCATCATCTTTATGGACGGCGGGCACATCGTACAGATGGCCAGTCCCGAAGAGATGCTGCAGAACCCTGCCAGCAAGGTGATCAAGAACTTCATGGGCAAACATATGAACGAGGACGGCCCGGTGGCCCCCTTGCTTGCCGAGGAGTTCATGAAGAAGAAGGTCTACAAGGTCTACAAGAGCGCCAAGACGCTTGAGTCCATTGAACTGATGAGCAAGCGTGACATCAACAGCCTGGTGGTCATTGATGATGATGACACCTACCTGGGAACCCTCTCCATCGAGGATATCAAGGCCAGGGGCAAGGCAGGCCGCTCGATTGCAGAGCTGATCAGCAGCGAGACAATGACCGTGGGACGCAAGGATGACGCGAAGGATGCGCTGGACAAGCTGCTCTCCTCATCTTCCAACTACGTGGTCGTCCTCAACGACAACCGTACCGTTGCAGGCATCATCACCCGTACAAGCACAGCAAAGGCGATGGGCGAAGCCCTCTGGGGGGACCTGTCGGCATGAAGTT includes:
- a CDS encoding ABC transporter ATP-binding protein, whose protein sequence is MIEFKNVTKRYGSKTILHDLSFTIKTGEFVVLIGPSGCGKTTTLRTINRLIEPKPGTVFIDGEDVTTQNPVELRRKIGYVIQQIGLFPNMTVEQNICVVPKLLKYSKEECDRIVRELLALVDMPYEENAHKYPSELSGGQQQRIGVLRALAASPPVILMDEPFGALDPVTRDSLQEEVKRIQKKLKKTIVFVTHDMDEALRLADTIIFMDGGHIVQMASPEEMLQNPASKVIKNFMGKHMNEDGPVAPLLAEEFMKKKVYKVYKSAKTLESIELMSKRDINSLVVIDDDDTYLGTLSIEDIKARGKAGRSIAELISSETMTVGRKDDAKDALDKLLSSSSNYVVVLNDNRTVAGIITRTSTAKAMGEALWGDLSA